The following DNA comes from Deinococcus sp. NW-56.
GGACGCGGCGCTGTTCGATGCGCCGCATACGGGGCGACCCGCGAAGTTCGACGGCAAAGACCGGGCGGCCATCACCGCGCTGGCGTGCAGTGAGGCGCCCGAAGGTCACGCACAATGGAGTATTCGCTTGCTGGCAGAGAAGGCTGTAGAGCTGAACTTGGTCGACCACATCGCTCCGTCGACGGTGTTCTACATTCTGAAAAAAACGCGGTCCAGCCGCACCGCAAAAGGCAGTGGTGCATCGCGCACCTGACGGCGAATTTCCTCTGCGAGATGGAACGCGTTCTGGACGTGTACTCTCGGCCCTACGACGACCGTTTTCCCGTGTTGTGCTTCGATGAGCAACCCTGCTTCCTGATCGGTGACGTCATGGCCCCGGTTCCATCGGAACCGGGGCGAGTCGCCAAACAAGACTACGAATACCAGCGCTTTGGGAGCGCGGCTGTGTTGCTGGCCGTCGAGCCGAAAACAGGCCGACGGTTTGTCCAGGTCTGTGCCCGACGGACCGCCGAGGAGTACACCGCCTTCATGCAGAACCTGGAACGGGCCTATCCAGCAGCCGTCCAGATCACCCTGGTTCAGGACCACCTCAATACGCATCACGGCGGCAGTTTCTACAAGTTCATGTCGCCACAGGCGGCCCACCGGTTGGTGGGCCGCTTCGAGTGGGTCTACACGCCCAAACATGCCTCGTGGCTGAACATGGCAGAACTGGAATTCAGTGCCCTTCAGCGGCAGTGCTTGAACCGGCGTATTCCAGTGCTGGAACGGCTTCGGTCGGAAGTCGAGGCTTGGGTGGCAGCGCGTTCACGCGCGGGCGTCACCCTCAACTGGCAGTTCTCCACCCAGGTCGCCCGCCGGACGCTAGGACGGCACTACGAAGCCATTCGTATTAAATGAACGCTGTACTAGCTGTACTTCGGGAATATTCAGGGAGGGGACACAGGGGCCAGCATCTCGGATGCTGGCCCCTGTGCTATGGCTCGTTCTCTGCCTCGCTGGACCCGACATTTCCCTACCTGGTTTGCGCCCTTTCTGGTGCATTTTCGCCACCGAGCCCAGCGGACCTGGGCGCCTCTGTACGTCCGTGGATTGTGCAGCACGGTCCACCGAAAAAGCATGCAGCCCTTGGCTGCCGTCGTGGCGCCCGGGAAAGAGGACCATCTCCAGCAGTTCATCACCGACAGCCCCTGGCTGACCGAACCCCTGGAAACCCTGCTCGCTCAGCGGGCTCAGCAGATGCTGGGTGGCAAAGACGCCGTGCTGATCATCGACGACACCTGCTTGACAAAGTTCGGCACCAAGTCTGTCGGCGTCGCCCGTCAGTATTCCGGGCAGGTCGGGAAGATCACCCCCTGTCAATGCCTCGTCTCCCTGACGTTGGCCCAGCACGACTTGCCGGTTCCGCTCGCCCTACGGCTCTTCTTGCCACAGGAGTGGACCAACGATCCCGCTCGGCTCAGGGCGGCTGGTGTTCCGTTGGAACACCAGCCGCCACAGACCAAGTGCGAACTGGCGCTGAAAGAGTTGGACCGGGTGCGTCCACACGTCACCTTCGGCATGGTTCTGGCGGATGCGGGGTACGGCGTGAACGCCCGGTTCCGGCAGGCACTCACCGAGCGAGGACTGCTGTGGTCGGTCGGCATCACCCGCACGCAGACGGTCTATCCCAGGGACGTTCGCTTGATCCCCATCCCTCGGATCTTCCGGGGCAGGAAACCGACGCACCCAACCCCATCCGAGGACCGACTGTCGGTAGAAGAAGTGCTGGCGGGTGCTGCATGGCAGCACCTGGTATGGCGACATGGAACCAAAGGCCCGCTCTCCGGACGCTTCGCGGCTGAATACGTTCGCCTGGCAGACGGGGAGGAGTACGCTCGCAGTCAACATCTGCCGGGTCAAGCCGCCTGGATCATCGGAGAACAGCGACGAGGTGAGGAGCGCAAATACTACGTCTGCAATCTGCCCCCTGACACGCCGTTGTCGCGGTTGGTGGAAGTCACCAAGCGCCGCTGGGCGTGTGAGCTGAGCCACCGGGAGCTGAAGGACGAAGTCGGGCTGGACCACTTCGAGGGCCGGTCCTGGCAAGGTCTGCATCACCACGCCGTGCTGTGTATGGTGGCCCTGACCTTCCTGCAATGGCTTCGCCTCACCCAGCCCGACGACCTCAGAGGCGACACCATTCCGGCCATTCGAGCGGAGGTGGCAGGGGACTTGCCCCTGCCACCTCCTTGCCGCCGATGTCACACCTGCACCGCCTTATTCAGCGGCCCCTGAATATCCCCGAAGTACAGCTAGAGGCTGCCAAGAACAGGGACGAACTCGAGGGGCGTGGCTCTGAGAACAGCAGAATGGGTGGGTGACGCGGCGAGGCTACCCCAGCGACGTTGACGATGACACCTACTTGTTCCTGCTCCCGTACCTGCTGCTCAGCCGTGCGGATGCAGGTCAACGGAAGTACC
Coding sequences within:
- a CDS encoding IS630 family transposase, translating into MEYSLAGREGCRAELGRPHRSVDGVLHSEKNAVQPHRKRQWCIAHLTANFLCEMERVLDVYSRPYDDRFPVLCFDEQPCFLIGDVMAPVPSEPGRVAKQDYEYQRFGSAAVLLAVEPKTGRRFVQVCARRTAEEYTAFMQNLERAYPAAVQITLVQDHLNTHHGGSFYKFMSPQAAHRLVGRFEWVYTPKHASWLNMAELEFSALQRQCLNRRIPVLERLRSEVEAWVAARSRAGVTLNWQFSTQVARRTLGRHYEAIRIK
- a CDS encoding IS701 family transposase, with product MARSLPRWTRHFPTWFAPFLVHFRHRAQRTWAPLYVRGLCSTVHRKSMQPLAAVVAPGKEDHLQQFITDSPWLTEPLETLLAQRAQQMLGGKDAVLIIDDTCLTKFGTKSVGVARQYSGQVGKITPCQCLVSLTLAQHDLPVPLALRLFLPQEWTNDPARLRAAGVPLEHQPPQTKCELALKELDRVRPHVTFGMVLADAGYGVNARFRQALTERGLLWSVGITRTQTVYPRDVRLIPIPRIFRGRKPTHPTPSEDRLSVEEVLAGAAWQHLVWRHGTKGPLSGRFAAEYVRLADGEEYARSQHLPGQAAWIIGEQRRGEERKYYVCNLPPDTPLSRLVEVTKRRWACELSHRELKDEVGLDHFEGRSWQGLHHHAVLCMVALTFLQWLRLTQPDDLRGDTIPAIRAEVAGDLPLPPPCRRCHTCTALFSGP